In the genome of Bradyrhizobium arachidis, one region contains:
- a CDS encoding quinone oxidoreductase family protein — protein MTKAVRVHKVGGPEALVYESIDVPAPGPGEVRIRQHAVGLNFIDVYYRTGLYKAPGLPFIAGNEASGEVVAVGPGVTHFHPGDRVAYYHNLGAYTGERNIPWEKLVKLPDHITHEQGAVLMLKGLTVWYLLHKTFRVEPHHRVLIHAAAGGIGLLACQWARALGAHVIGTVGSREKAELAEANGCDHVILYNEEDFVARVKQISRNEGCDVVYDGVGKATFPGSLSCLKPRGMFVSFGNASGPVPPFSIAELNNHGSLFATRPKLNDYIGTRKELLEGADTLFAAVINGKLHVPINHAYALKDAAKAHIDLESRKTTGASILKP, from the coding sequence ATGACCAAAGCCGTCCGTGTGCACAAGGTCGGAGGCCCCGAAGCCCTGGTCTATGAGAGCATCGACGTGCCGGCGCCCGGACCCGGCGAGGTGCGCATCCGCCAGCACGCGGTCGGCCTCAACTTCATCGACGTCTATTACCGCACCGGCCTCTACAAGGCGCCGGGACTGCCCTTCATCGCCGGCAACGAGGCCTCGGGCGAGGTCGTCGCGGTCGGGCCAGGCGTGACGCATTTCCATCCCGGCGACCGCGTCGCCTATTACCACAATCTCGGTGCCTATACCGGCGAGCGCAACATCCCCTGGGAGAAGCTGGTCAAGCTGCCCGATCACATCACCCACGAGCAGGGCGCCGTGCTGATGCTGAAGGGGCTGACGGTCTGGTACCTGCTGCACAAGACTTTTCGGGTCGAGCCGCATCATCGCGTGCTGATCCACGCCGCCGCAGGCGGCATCGGCCTGCTCGCGTGCCAATGGGCGAGGGCGCTCGGCGCCCACGTCATCGGCACCGTCGGCTCGCGCGAGAAGGCCGAGCTTGCGGAGGCCAATGGCTGCGATCACGTCATCCTCTACAACGAGGAAGATTTCGTCGCGCGCGTGAAGCAGATCAGCCGCAACGAGGGCTGCGACGTCGTCTATGACGGCGTCGGCAAGGCGACCTTCCCCGGCTCGCTGTCCTGCCTGAAACCGCGCGGCATGTTTGTCTCGTTCGGCAATGCCTCGGGTCCGGTGCCGCCGTTCTCGATCGCCGAGCTCAACAATCACGGCTCGCTGTTTGCGACCCGGCCGAAGCTCAACGACTACATCGGCACGCGCAAGGAGTTGCTGGAGGGCGCCGACACGCTGTTTGCCGCCGTCATCAACGGCAAGCTGCACGTGCCGATCAACCACGCCTACGCACTCAAGGACGCCGCGAAGGCGCATATCGATCTCGAAAGCCGCAAGACCACCGGCGCGTCGATCTTGAAACCGTAG
- a CDS encoding TerC family protein, whose product MMHLITSPEAWAALLTLTALEIVLGIDNVIFLSVIVSRIPEPQALRARQIGLALALIFRIILLSVLVWLIGLTAPVFSAAGYDFSWRDLILIGGGLFLIAKATHEIHAEVEADDGEGDQKSAGSAFFWVIVQIIVIDIVFSLDSIITAIGMAQDIEIMIAAVVIACLIMYISSGPVSRFVAEHPTTKMLALAFLVLIGVALVADGFHFHIPRGYIYFAIAFSAAVEFFNVLAKRNRRKFGKPSA is encoded by the coding sequence ATGATGCACCTCATCACCAGCCCCGAAGCCTGGGCCGCGCTGCTGACCCTGACAGCGCTCGAGATTGTGCTCGGCATCGACAACGTCATCTTCCTGTCGGTGATCGTCTCGCGCATTCCCGAGCCGCAGGCGCTCCGCGCCCGCCAGATCGGCCTCGCGCTGGCGCTGATCTTCCGCATCATCCTGCTCAGCGTGCTGGTCTGGCTGATCGGCCTGACTGCACCAGTGTTCTCGGCTGCAGGTTACGACTTCTCCTGGCGCGACCTCATCCTGATCGGCGGCGGCCTGTTCCTGATCGCCAAGGCGACGCACGAGATCCACGCCGAGGTCGAAGCCGATGACGGCGAGGGCGATCAGAAATCCGCCGGCAGCGCCTTCTTCTGGGTGATCGTCCAGATCATCGTCATCGACATCGTGTTCTCGCTGGACTCGATCATCACCGCGATCGGCATGGCGCAGGACATCGAGATCATGATCGCGGCCGTCGTGATCGCCTGCCTGATCATGTACATTTCGTCGGGGCCGGTGTCGCGATTCGTCGCGGAGCATCCGACCACCAAGATGCTGGCGCTGGCGTTCCTGGTGCTGATCGGCGTCGCGCTGGTCGCGGATGGATTCCATTTCCACATTCCGCGCGGCTACATCTATTTCGCAATTGCGTTCTCGGCGGCGGTGGAATTCTTCAACGTGCTGGCGAAGCGCAATCGCAGGAAATTCGGCAAGCCATCCGCCTAG
- the pcsA gene encoding phosphatidylcholine synthase, whose amino-acid sequence MAYVQIGPILIAEAMDTQQDSLKPRPAMRAAAFSVHIFTAFGAAIALLAMLEAVREHWAAMFQWLGVALVIDAIDGPIARRLDVKNVQPNWSGDVLDLVVDFVTYVFVPAYAIVASGLLLPVAAPLLGVAIIVTSALYFADLRMKADDNHFRGFPALWNAAAFYLFLLHWSPLWSTLLVAALVVLTFVPFHVLHPVRVVRLRWLTMSLIAIWAVLGLYVLEMDFRVGTGVTVAMCAIALWISFSDAMIRLVRSFA is encoded by the coding sequence ATGGCTTATGTGCAAATCGGTCCCATTCTGATAGCAGAAGCCATGGATACCCAGCAGGATTCCCTGAAGCCGAGACCGGCGATGCGCGCCGCGGCCTTCTCGGTGCACATCTTCACCGCCTTCGGCGCGGCGATCGCGCTGCTGGCGATGCTCGAGGCCGTGCGCGAGCACTGGGCGGCGATGTTTCAATGGCTGGGCGTCGCCCTCGTCATCGACGCGATCGACGGTCCGATCGCGCGCCGGCTCGACGTCAAGAACGTGCAGCCGAACTGGTCGGGCGACGTGCTCGATCTCGTGGTCGACTTCGTCACCTATGTCTTCGTGCCGGCCTATGCGATCGTCGCCAGCGGGCTGCTGCTGCCGGTCGCGGCGCCCTTGCTCGGCGTCGCCATCATCGTCACCAGCGCCTTATATTTCGCCGATCTGCGCATGAAGGCCGATGACAATCATTTCCGCGGCTTTCCGGCGCTGTGGAATGCCGCGGCGTTCTACCTGTTCCTGCTGCACTGGTCGCCGCTGTGGTCGACGCTGCTGGTCGCGGCCCTGGTGGTACTGACCTTCGTGCCGTTCCACGTGCTGCATCCGGTCCGCGTCGTGCGGCTGCGCTGGCTGACGATGTCGCTGATCGCGATCTGGGCCGTGCTCGGCCTCTACGTGCTGGAGATGGACTTTCGCGTCGGCACCGGCGTGACGGTCGCGATGTGCGCGATCGCGCTCTGGATCAGCTTCAGCGACGCCATGATCCGCCTGGTCAGATCCTTCGCATGA
- a CDS encoding UbiH/UbiF family hydroxylase produces the protein MTDVSTLFDAAVIGGGPAGLAAAIALAQAGARTALVARRVPYADNRTTALLGASIELLETLDVWPRCKDKAAGLEVMRLVDDTGRLFRAPEVRFSCHEIGLDAFGYNIDNRSLMLALEARAAELPNLVRFDDEAESVVIEADDVAIRTASAQFLSTRLVVGADGRHSLCREAAGIEVTRRELNQTALTFNVGHARPHHNVSTEFHTPHGPCVFVPLPGNRSSIVWVSAPADAERLRGLSDDELSAAIEKQSHSILGRMTVEPGRNVFPLAIERPKSFGRDRIALVGEAAHVVPPIGAQGLNLGLRDAADIARLAGEAIASGEDPGADEVLKRYDRARRPDILSRTFAIDIANRSLLNDFLPLQPVRAVGMHLLGAIGPLRRFAMREGLTPTWRR, from the coding sequence ATGACAGACGTATCGACACTGTTTGACGCAGCCGTGATCGGCGGCGGACCGGCCGGGCTCGCGGCGGCAATCGCATTGGCGCAGGCGGGCGCGCGGACCGCGCTGGTGGCGCGGCGCGTGCCCTATGCCGACAACCGCACCACGGCGCTGCTGGGTGCCTCCATCGAGCTTCTGGAGACGCTCGACGTCTGGCCGCGCTGCAAGGACAAGGCGGCTGGCCTCGAAGTGATGCGTCTCGTCGACGACACCGGCCGGCTGTTCCGCGCGCCGGAGGTGCGTTTCTCCTGTCATGAGATCGGACTGGATGCCTTCGGCTACAACATCGACAACCGCTCGCTGATGCTGGCGCTGGAAGCGCGTGCGGCCGAATTGCCCAATCTCGTCCGCTTCGACGACGAGGCCGAGAGCGTCGTCATCGAAGCCGATGACGTCGCGATCCGCACCGCCTCCGCGCAATTCCTCTCCACCCGGCTCGTGGTCGGCGCGGATGGCCGGCATTCGCTGTGCCGCGAAGCCGCCGGCATCGAGGTGACAAGGCGCGAGCTGAACCAGACCGCGCTGACCTTCAACGTCGGCCATGCCCGCCCTCACCACAACGTCTCGACCGAGTTCCACACGCCGCACGGGCCCTGCGTGTTCGTGCCCCTGCCCGGCAACCGCTCCAGCATCGTCTGGGTCTCGGCACCTGCGGACGCCGAGCGGCTGCGCGGCCTCAGCGATGACGAGCTGTCCGCCGCGATCGAGAAGCAGTCGCATTCCATTCTGGGGCGCATGACGGTGGAGCCCGGCCGCAACGTATTCCCGCTGGCGATCGAGCGTCCTAAATCGTTCGGGCGCGACCGCATCGCGCTGGTCGGCGAAGCCGCCCATGTGGTTCCACCGATCGGCGCCCAGGGTCTCAACCTTGGCCTGCGCGATGCTGCCGACATTGCGCGGCTCGCGGGTGAAGCCATCGCGTCGGGCGAGGATCCCGGCGCGGACGAGGTGCTCAAGCGCTACGACCGGGCCCGGCGCCCGGACATTTTGAGCCGGACGTTCGCGATCGACATCGCCAACCGGTCTTTGCTCAACGACTTCCTGCCGCTCCAGCCGGTCCGCGCCGTCGGCATGCACCTGTTAGGTGCCATCGGCCCGCTCCGGCGCTTTGCGATGCGCGAGGGGCTGACGCCGACGTGGCGCAGGTAG
- a CDS encoding AEC family transporter, with product MVDILNLALPYFGLIFVGFACGKVKSLPESGLAWMNFFLLYVSLPALLFAIMSKTPFAELNNPPFLVATTLSTVVAFTLALIVGKVLGRLTLREATLAGLSGGYGNIGYMGPGLALAVLGTKAAAPTALIFCCDSIFLFTIVPLLIELSDRDHPSIVHAFGVVLKQIVLNPLIMSACFGAAVAALHIELPVALDRTITFLQNAAAPTALFVLGVTVALRPFDRVPWEVPGVIAVKLLIHPLAAFGLMLAFGPFAQPWAATAVLMASLPPALNVFVIARQNDAWIESASVAVLLGTFASVVTLTSVMWLLQTGRLAFP from the coding sequence ATGGTCGATATCCTCAATCTGGCACTTCCTTATTTCGGCTTGATCTTCGTTGGATTTGCCTGCGGCAAGGTCAAATCCCTGCCGGAATCAGGCCTCGCCTGGATGAACTTCTTCCTGCTCTACGTGTCGCTGCCGGCGCTGCTGTTCGCGATCATGTCGAAGACGCCATTCGCGGAGCTGAACAACCCGCCGTTCCTGGTGGCGACGACGCTGTCGACAGTGGTGGCCTTCACGCTGGCGCTCATCGTCGGCAAGGTCTTGGGTCGCCTGACGCTGCGCGAGGCGACGCTCGCAGGGCTCTCGGGCGGCTACGGCAATATCGGTTACATGGGACCGGGACTCGCGCTCGCGGTGCTCGGGACCAAGGCGGCGGCGCCGACTGCGCTGATCTTCTGCTGCGACAGCATCTTCCTGTTCACGATCGTGCCGCTGTTGATCGAGCTCTCCGATCGTGACCATCCCTCGATCGTGCATGCCTTCGGCGTCGTGCTGAAGCAGATCGTGCTCAACCCGCTGATCATGTCGGCCTGCTTCGGCGCGGCGGTGGCGGCGCTGCATATCGAGCTGCCGGTCGCGCTCGACCGCACCATCACCTTCCTCCAGAACGCAGCCGCGCCGACCGCGCTGTTCGTGCTCGGCGTGACGGTGGCGCTGCGCCCGTTCGACCGGGTCCCGTGGGAGGTGCCCGGCGTGATCGCGGTCAAACTCCTGATCCATCCGCTTGCAGCGTTCGGGCTGATGCTGGCGTTCGGCCCGTTCGCGCAGCCCTGGGCCGCGACCGCCGTGCTGATGGCTTCGCTGCCGCCGGCGCTGAACGTGTTCGTGATCGCCCGCCAGAACGACGCCTGGATCGAATCCGCATCCGTCGCGGTGCTGCTCGGGACGTTTGCGTCGGTGGTCACGCTGACCAGCGTGATGTGGTTGCTCCAGACGGGACGGCTGGCGTTTCCTTAA
- the hspQ gene encoding heat shock protein HspQ, which yields MIKARTAKFQIGQVVRHRIFSFRGVIFDIDPEFNNTEEWWLSIPEEVRPHKDQPFYHLLAENAESEYVAYVSEQNLLPDDSGEPIRHSQVAEIFIKSKDGGYRPRNPSLN from the coding sequence ATGATTAAAGCGAGGACCGCCAAATTCCAGATCGGACAGGTCGTGCGCCACCGGATCTTCTCGTTCCGGGGCGTGATCTTCGACATCGATCCGGAATTCAACAACACCGAGGAATGGTGGCTGTCGATCCCCGAGGAGGTGCGGCCCCACAAGGACCAGCCGTTCTATCACCTGCTCGCGGAGAACGCGGAGTCCGAGTACGTCGCCTATGTCTCCGAGCAGAACCTGTTGCCGGACGATTCCGGCGAGCCGATCCGGCATTCCCAGGTCGCCGAGATCTTCATCAAGAGCAAGGACGGCGGCTATCGCCCGCGCAATCCGTCGCTGAACTGA
- a CDS encoding invasion associated locus B family protein, with translation MNFRYLAACIRPRGRLLALLTATALVVPFAAEAQAPAPAPGAPAPKAAPKAAPKAAPKAPAPAAQAPAQQAPAQGAPAQQGAAQPADQQIQLIYAPWTKFCLKGQDANAKQVCFTGKDGRIESGQPVIAAVIIEPEGEPKKILRVTLPLGMQLVHGTRIIVDSNAPLQQPYVICFQNGCMSDYEATPELINSMKKGQNLVVQAINANGAPLTLPLPLAGEFQKAYDGPPTDPKVFEENQKKLQEELQKKADEQRKKLEQNGGVPGAAPNAQK, from the coding sequence ATGAATTTCCGTTACTTGGCCGCGTGCATCCGGCCGCGCGGGCGGCTCCTCGCCCTGTTGACGGCGACGGCATTGGTCGTTCCGTTTGCCGCCGAGGCCCAGGCTCCTGCGCCGGCCCCGGGCGCGCCTGCGCCCAAGGCGGCGCCGAAAGCCGCTCCGAAAGCTGCCCCCAAGGCTCCGGCGCCGGCGGCCCAGGCCCCCGCGCAGCAGGCGCCCGCCCAGGGCGCTCCGGCGCAGCAGGGCGCTGCCCAGCCTGCGGACCAGCAGATCCAGCTGATCTACGCCCCCTGGACCAAGTTCTGCCTCAAGGGCCAGGACGCCAACGCCAAGCAGGTCTGCTTCACCGGCAAGGACGGCCGCATCGAATCGGGCCAGCCGGTGATCGCGGCCGTGATCATCGAGCCGGAAGGCGAGCCCAAGAAGATCCTGCGCGTGACGCTGCCGCTCGGCATGCAGCTCGTCCACGGCACCCGCATCATCGTCGACAGCAACGCGCCGTTGCAGCAGCCGTATGTGATCTGCTTCCAGAACGGCTGCATGTCCGACTACGAGGCCACGCCCGAGCTCATCAACAGCATGAAGAAGGGCCAGAATCTCGTTGTCCAGGCGATCAATGCCAACGGCGCGCCGCTGACCCTGCCGCTGCCGCTCGCCGGCGAATTCCAGAAGGCCTATGACGGTCCGCCGACCGATCCGAAGGTGTTCGAGGAAAACCAGAAGAAACTCCAGGAAGAGCTTCAGAAGAAGGCTGACGAGCAGCGCAAGAAGCTCGAGCAGAACGGTGGTGTCCCCGGCGCCGCGCCGAACGCTCAGAAGTAA
- a CDS encoding extracellular solute-binding protein produces the protein MFMFQRLLEGPGVRLCSLAFALIVSLSASGGRAEEAHAIAMHGKPAMAADFTHMPYVNPDAPKGGRLTWGILGTFDSLNPFIVKGLAVQPIRAYVVESLLARGQNEPFTLYGLLAKTVETDDERSYVTFRLDPRARFSDGKPVQAEDVLFSWQLLRDHGRPNLRQYYAKVARAEASDPLTVRFDLTGANDRELPLILGLMPILPKHAVDVATFEETTLSGPIASGPYRVTAVKPGASVTLTRNPDYWGRDLPINRGLYNFDEIRLDYFREANGQFEAFKRGLYDFRIEHEPLRWHDGYDFPAARSGEVIRDTIKPGVPQPSEFLVFNTRRPIFADIRVRQALALLFDFELVNRNYFFNLYSRVAGYFAGSDLSAYGRPADARERELLKPFAAQIPPDIMDGSYRLPVTDGSGRDRNTLRAALRLLSEAGWDLDGTVLRNRGTKAPFTFEMLVTTRDQERIALAFQRDLKRAGIAGSVRTVDPVQFDQRRLAYEFDMIQNRWDQSLSPGNEQYFYWGSTAADNPGTRNYMGARDPAVDAMIAALLEARDHTEFVAAVRALDRALIAGFYTIPLFNVSEQWIARWNRIERPKATALSGYLPETWWSKGPP, from the coding sequence ATGTTCATGTTCCAGCGCCTGCTCGAGGGCCCCGGTGTCCGCCTTTGCAGCCTCGCCTTCGCGCTCATCGTCAGCCTGTCGGCAAGCGGCGGGCGCGCCGAGGAAGCCCATGCCATCGCCATGCACGGCAAGCCGGCGATGGCGGCTGATTTCACCCACATGCCCTACGTCAACCCGGATGCCCCCAAAGGCGGCCGTCTGACCTGGGGCATTCTCGGCACCTTCGACAGCCTCAATCCGTTCATCGTGAAGGGATTGGCCGTGCAGCCGATCCGCGCCTACGTGGTCGAGAGCCTGCTGGCGCGCGGCCAAAACGAGCCGTTCACGCTGTACGGCCTGCTCGCCAAAACGGTCGAGACCGACGACGAGCGCAGCTACGTCACGTTCCGTCTCGATCCCCGCGCCCGCTTCTCCGACGGCAAGCCGGTGCAGGCCGAGGACGTGCTGTTCTCCTGGCAGCTGCTGCGCGACCATGGCCGTCCGAACCTCCGGCAGTATTACGCCAAGGTCGCCAGGGCCGAGGCATCCGATCCCCTCACCGTCCGCTTCGACCTCACAGGGGCCAATGACCGCGAGCTGCCGCTGATCCTCGGCCTGATGCCGATCCTGCCGAAGCATGCAGTGGACGTCGCGACCTTCGAGGAGACGACACTATCGGGGCCGATCGCCTCGGGCCCATACCGCGTCACGGCCGTGAAGCCCGGCGCCAGCGTCACGCTGACGCGCAATCCCGACTATTGGGGCCGCGATCTCCCCATCAATCGCGGGCTCTACAATTTCGACGAGATCAGGCTCGACTATTTTCGCGAGGCCAACGGCCAGTTCGAAGCCTTCAAGCGCGGCCTCTACGATTTCCGCATCGAGCACGAGCCACTGCGCTGGCATGACGGCTACGACTTTCCGGCCGCCAGAAGCGGCGAGGTGATCCGCGACACCATCAAGCCGGGCGTGCCGCAGCCGTCCGAATTTCTGGTGTTCAACACGCGGCGGCCGATCTTCGCCGACATCCGCGTGCGCCAGGCGCTGGCGCTTTTGTTCGATTTCGAGCTCGTCAACCGCAACTATTTCTTCAACCTCTATTCGCGCGTCGCCGGCTATTTCGCGGGCTCCGACCTCTCCGCCTATGGCCGGCCTGCGGATGCGCGCGAGCGCGAGCTGCTCAAACCGTTTGCCGCGCAGATCCCGCCTGACATCATGGACGGCAGCTACCGCCTGCCTGTCACCGACGGTTCGGGCCGCGACCGGAACACGCTGCGCGCCGCGCTAAGACTGTTGTCGGAGGCCGGCTGGGATCTCGACGGCACCGTGCTGCGCAACCGCGGAACAAAGGCGCCCTTCACCTTCGAGATGCTGGTGACGACCCGCGATCAGGAGCGCATCGCGCTCGCCTTCCAGCGCGACCTCAAGCGCGCCGGCATCGCGGGAAGCGTGCGCACGGTCGATCCGGTGCAGTTCGACCAGCGCCGGCTCGCTTACGAGTTCGACATGATCCAGAACCGCTGGGACCAGTCGCTCTCGCCCGGCAACGAGCAGTATTTCTATTGGGGCAGCACTGCAGCCGACAATCCGGGGACCCGCAACTACATGGGCGCCAGGGATCCCGCCGTCGACGCCATGATCGCCGCGCTGCTGGAGGCCCGCGATCATACGGAATTCGTCGCGGCGGTGCGGGCGCTCGACCGCGCCCTGATCGCGGGCTTCTACACAATCCCCCTGTTTAACGTATCCGAGCAATGGATCGCGCGCTGGAATCGGATAGAACGGCCCAAGGCCACCGCGTTGTCCGGCTATCTGCCGGAGACCTGGTGGTCGAAGGGGCCGCCTTAG
- a CDS encoding class I adenylate-forming enzyme family protein — protein MNQPAASPTLDTLFQRTLMRQPHMLALLDPLNKARVTGHQPRRMTYAEADTAIEALSAHFVESGLPANSVIAVQLPNTVEFVLTVLAAHRAGLVVAVLPLLWRHAELTAALNRTAARAIVTMSKVDGVSYADFAMHAAAEAFSIRHVCGFGTDLPEGMASLDDVLARPPGMTRAVIQDGRKAAMISFDVTAEGFRPVPRPHFSLIAGGLAMSLEADVKQGATVMAAFAPMSFAGLASSLAVWLLSGGTLALHHPFENDVLEQQINEHECEVLIAPAQLALRLGDSDLAARMPSLRNVIGLWRAPEQVAASDAWIAPHAPLTDVYLFGEAGLFGARRGEDGMPVPVMPGPHGAPREQSGSSIAGEILLTPKGTLGLRGPMVPIAAYAPPQPVGETLTAQPPRDYVDTGFAARLDRPSGAICITAPPSGIMAVGGYRFLSNDLQEWARRLGQGALLTALPDRLSGHRLAGRAQDNARAREALSQLGLNPLMVEAFRDRSGPT, from the coding sequence GTGAACCAGCCAGCCGCATCGCCGACGCTCGATACGCTGTTTCAGCGCACGCTGATGCGGCAGCCGCACATGCTCGCTCTGCTCGACCCCCTCAACAAGGCCCGCGTCACCGGCCACCAGCCGCGGCGGATGACCTATGCCGAGGCCGACACCGCGATCGAGGCGCTGTCGGCGCATTTCGTCGAATCGGGCCTGCCGGCCAATTCCGTCATCGCGGTCCAGCTGCCCAATACGGTCGAGTTCGTGCTCACCGTGCTCGCGGCTCATCGCGCCGGGCTGGTCGTCGCCGTGCTGCCGCTGCTGTGGCGGCATGCGGAACTGACCGCCGCGCTGAACCGCACCGCTGCGCGCGCCATCGTCACCATGAGCAAGGTCGACGGCGTCAGCTATGCCGACTTCGCGATGCATGCCGCGGCTGAAGCGTTTTCGATCCGTCACGTCTGCGGCTTCGGTACCGACCTGCCCGAAGGCATGGCCTCGCTCGACGACGTGCTGGCCCGCCCGCCCGGCATGACGCGCGCCGTGATCCAGGACGGCCGCAAGGCGGCGATGATCTCGTTCGACGTCACCGCGGAAGGTTTCCGCCCCGTGCCGCGGCCGCATTTCAGCCTGATCGCCGGCGGCCTTGCGATGTCGCTGGAGGCGGACGTCAAGCAGGGCGCAACCGTGATGGCGGCGTTCGCGCCGATGTCGTTCGCGGGCCTCGCCTCCTCGCTCGCGGTGTGGCTGCTCTCGGGCGGCACGCTGGCGCTGCATCATCCGTTCGAGAACGACGTGCTGGAGCAGCAGATCAACGAGCACGAATGCGAGGTGCTGATCGCACCGGCGCAGCTCGCGTTGCGGCTCGGCGATTCCGATCTGGCGGCGCGGATGCCATCCTTGCGCAACGTCATCGGCCTGTGGCGCGCGCCCGAGCAGGTGGCGGCGAGCGACGCCTGGATCGCGCCGCATGCGCCGCTCACGGACGTCTATCTGTTCGGCGAGGCCGGGCTGTTCGGCGCCCGCCGCGGCGAGGACGGCATGCCGGTGCCGGTCATGCCCGGGCCGCACGGCGCGCCGCGCGAGCAGTCCGGCTCCTCCATCGCCGGCGAGATCCTGCTCACGCCGAAGGGCACGCTTGGCCTGCGCGGGCCGATGGTGCCGATCGCGGCCTACGCCCCGCCGCAGCCGGTCGGCGAGACGCTGACCGCGCAGCCGCCGCGCGACTATGTCGACACCGGCTTTGCGGCGCGGCTCGACCGTCCGAGCGGCGCGATCTGCATCACCGCCCCGCCCTCGGGCATCATGGCGGTCGGCGGCTACCGCTTCCTCTCCAACGACCTCCAGGAATGGGCGCGCCGGCTCGGCCAGGGCGCCCTGCTCACCGCGCTGCCCGACCGCCTCTCCGGCCACCGGCTGGCAGGGAGAGCCCAGGACAATGCGAGGGCCCGCGAGGCGCTGAGCCAGCTCGGGCTTAACCCCCTGATGGTCGAGGCTTTTCGCGACCGCTCCGGGCCGACTTGA
- a CDS encoding acyl-CoA desaturase, translated as MYPQVLPFVLIHAGCFAAIWSGVSWQAVTICVALYWLRMFGITAGYHRYFSHRSYATSRVFQFVLAFLAQSSAQKSVLWWAAKHRHHHLHSDTVHDVHSPRHKGFVYSHVGWIFYRQHDATDLVKVSDLAAYPELMWLHRLELLPAVVLAGLCFLLAGWSGLVVGFLWSTVLLYHATFCINSLAHVHGRKRYVTGDDSRNNWLLALLTMGEGWHNNHHAYQASARQGFRWYEIDLSYYALVALSWFGIVRDLKMPPKQVLRNEHRLGSRVVKQAAEQLAARFNPEHIALAIRASIHETELTMRDTISHLQHRADLRLSSMPTREQLLAEAQRMFAKTISLDDIVDRAYELLNDSVGFLLAAPALQTNAKTNHRV; from the coding sequence ATGTATCCGCAGGTCCTGCCGTTCGTATTGATCCACGCCGGATGCTTCGCGGCGATCTGGTCCGGCGTCTCGTGGCAGGCCGTTACAATTTGCGTCGCTCTCTATTGGCTGCGCATGTTCGGGATCACTGCCGGATATCATCGCTACTTCTCGCATCGGTCTTACGCGACAAGCCGGGTGTTTCAATTCGTCCTGGCTTTCCTTGCCCAGAGCAGTGCGCAGAAAAGCGTGCTTTGGTGGGCGGCCAAACACCGCCATCATCACCTTCACTCGGATACCGTGCACGACGTGCATTCACCGCGGCACAAGGGCTTCGTCTACAGCCATGTCGGCTGGATATTCTATCGGCAGCACGATGCGACTGATCTGGTGAAAGTATCGGATCTGGCCGCGTATCCCGAGCTGATGTGGCTCCACAGGCTGGAGCTTTTGCCGGCGGTCGTGCTCGCGGGCCTGTGCTTCCTTCTTGCCGGGTGGTCAGGCCTCGTGGTCGGATTCCTCTGGAGCACCGTGCTCCTGTATCACGCAACGTTCTGCATCAACTCTCTCGCACATGTTCACGGACGCAAGCGGTACGTGACCGGTGATGACTCCCGCAACAACTGGCTGCTTGCTTTGCTGACTATGGGCGAGGGGTGGCACAACAACCATCATGCCTACCAGGCCAGCGCGCGGCAGGGCTTCCGCTGGTATGAGATCGATTTGAGCTACTATGCCCTGGTGGCCTTGTCATGGTTCGGCATTGTCCGGGATCTGAAGATGCCGCCCAAGCAGGTTCTACGCAACGAGCATCGGCTGGGATCGCGCGTGGTCAAGCAAGCGGCTGAGCAGCTGGCCGCCCGCTTTAATCCCGAGCACATCGCGCTTGCGATCAGGGCGTCGATCCATGAAACCGAATTGACGATGCGGGACACGATCAGTCACTTGCAGCACCGCGCCGATTTACGCCTGTCCAGCATGCCGACGCGAGAGCAGTTGCTGGCTGAAGCGCAGCGGATGTTCGCCAAGACCATATCGCTGGACGACATCGTCGATCGCGCCTACGAGCTTCTGAATGACTCTGTGGGCTTTCTGCTTGCCGCTCCCGCTCTGCAAACCAACGCGAAGACGAATCATCGCGTCTAA